The following coding sequences are from one Clarias gariepinus isolate MV-2021 ecotype Netherlands chromosome 19, CGAR_prim_01v2, whole genome shotgun sequence window:
- the LOC128508086 gene encoding endoplasmic reticulum metallopeptidase 1-like isoform X1, with translation MEDGTVVRMRKSSINNVCIENCDTAKRRESGDSELEKKYHQGACMLSERGACALVLVLICALWVCAYVCMKQPIIRKSTGEFDATRARKYLESITSVGPRPVGSAENEIMTVNFLLEQLERVRSESVDGPNTITVETRKHSGSFTDEFPADFTSCYDQITNIVVRLEPRDGAEHFVLANCHFDSVPGSPGASDDAVSCAVMLEVLHSISDLSIPLNHGVIFLFNGAEEAHLLASHGFVTQHELVKKIRAFVNLEACGVGGKELVFQTGPENPWLIQAYADAVKHPFASVMGQEIFQSGVIPSYTDFHIFTTLSNIPGIDLAFIENGYLYHTKYDTPDRILTDSIQRAGDNVLALLKHLVTMETLADPSEYRNGSMVFFDVLGLTMVVYPARFGSVINYAVAVASLIYLAKKYLWPKEVCGRYRQQLFHGLRVFVLSWVMAVLAVLGLAWVVTRMGRSMFWFTHFYASIGLYGSVAAGTIILIHTLARMHYYRVRHMFNKQRLKLSDLFFDVSLLLWCFILIVLTLCGLCSAYIPMLMVFFPFATKLLLHRHFAQKGASKIYILFYLLGLSLPCVHLLHLIWIVFEVFTPIMGRFGSDIPPDRVIAALIAITTALLSSYLIHLLYLASTTKHALAALCAVFVVMFVLVSCGVFFPYSSNPASPRPKRVEVQHFTRTCHALNGSLEKTDSGYWIKSFDYTGMSHIAPHIPEITNNTRSDELPFCDFNGLFPSTSEQNSYLPAPAVSPKSPLEFKLVSKKLSEDGAVKLSFEAKGPSSIDMNIMPHPGFSLTGCSFANRTTYKIKYTHGVDAGPWTFWIEVKPPSEYLEDNGMVSIAISAHYLFGEDQQTPDLSLFLQKFPNWAFVTSQVSTYHVYKY, from the exons ATGGAAGATGGCACCGTCGTCCGGATGCGAAAATCCTCAATAAATAACGTGTGTATTGAAAACTGCGACACCGCAAAGCGCCGTGAAAGCGGCGACTCGGAGCTGGAGAAGAAATATCACCAAGGCGCGTGCATGTTAAGCGAACGAGGCGCGTGCGCGCTCGTGCTCGTGCTCATATGCGCGCTCTGGGTTTGCGCGTATGTGTGTATGAAGCAGCCCATTATAAGAAAGTCCACCGGCGAGTTCGACGCCACCAGGGCAAG GAAGTACCTGGAGAGCATCACCAGCGTGGGGCCTCGACCCGTAGGCAGTGCTGAGAATGAAATCATGACGGTGAACTTCCTGTTGGAGCAGTTGGAGAGGGTGCGAAGCGAAAGTGTAGATGGGCCCAACACCATCACAGTGGAGACGCGCAAACACAGCGGCTCATTTACCGATGAATTCCCGGCCGATTTCACCAGCTGCTATGATCAGATCACTAACATTGTGGTCCGGCTCGAACCCAGAGATGGAGCTGAACACTTCGTACTGGCTAACTGCCATTTTGACAGTGTGCCCGGTAGTCCAG GAGCAAGTGATGATGCCGTAAGCTGTGCCGTGATGCTGGAAGTGTTGCACTCAATATCTGATCTTTCTATTCCATTAAATCACGGTGTCATCTTTTTGTTTAATGGTGCTGAGGAGGCCCACCTTCTG GCAAGTCATGGCTTTGTCACTCAACATGAGCTGGTGAAGAAGATCAGAGCATTTGTGAATTTGGAGGCTTGTGGCGTCGGAGGAAAGGAACTGGTTTTTCAGACAg GTCCAGAAAACCCGTGGTTGATTCAAGCGTACGCTGATGCTGTTAAACACCCTTTTGCCTCAGTCATGGGGCAGGAAATTTTCCAGAGCGGCGTTATTCCCTCATATACTGACTTCCACATCTTCACAACCCTTAGCAACATTCCTG GTATTGATCTGGCCTTTATTGAAAATGGTTATCTCTACCACACCAAGTACGACACTCCAGATCGCATTCTCACGGACTCCATTCAGAGAGCAG gTGACAATGTGCTGGCCCTACTGAAGCATCTGGTCACCATGGAAACACTGGCTGACCCATCAGAATATCGCAATGGTAGCATGGTGTTTTTCGATGTCTTGGGTCTCACGATGGTGGTTTATCCAGCACGATTTGGTTCCGTCATCAACTACGCGGTTGCTGTTGCAAGCCTTATCTATCTCGCTAAGAAATATCTATGGCCTAaagaagtgt GTGGACGGTACAGGCAGCAGCTGTTCCACGGCTTGCGTGTGTTCGTGCTCAGCTGGGTCATGGCAGTGCTCGCAGTCCTGGGTTTGGCGTGGGTGGTCACAAGGATGGGACGCTCCATGTTCTGGTTTACTCACTTTTACGCCTCCATCGGCTTGTATGGATCTGTTGCAGCTGGAACGATTATTCTGATCCACACACTCGCCAGAATGCACTACTACAGAGTGAGACATATGTTT AATAAGCAGAGGTTGAAGTTGAGCGACCTGTTCTTCGACGTCAGTCTGCTATTGTGGTGTTTCATCCTTATTGTTCTCACTCTGTGTGGTCTGTGCTCGGCGTATATTCCCATGCTCATGGTGTTTTTCCCTTTCGCCACCAAGCTGCTGCTCCACAGACACTTTGCACAGAAAG GTGCGTCAAAGATCTACATCCTCTTCTACCTGTTGGGGTTGTCTCTCCCCTGCGTTCACCTGCTGCACCTCATTTGGATTGTGTTTGAGGTTTTTACCCCCATTATGGGACGCTTTGGCAGTGATATCCCCCCTGACAGGGTGATTGCAGCACTGATTGCTATAACAACTGCATTACTTTCCTCTTATTTG ATTCATCTCCTGTACCTGGCAAGCACCACTAAGCATGCATTAGCTGCTTTATGTGCAGTTTTTGTCGTGATGTTTGTGCTAGTTTCCTGCGGAGTTTTTTTCCCGTATTCAAGTAATCCAGCCAGTCCACGACCTAAAAGAGTCGAAGTGCAG CACTTCACACGCACTTGTCACGCTTTGAATGGCTCTTTGGAGAAAACAGACTCTGGTTATTGGATCAAAAGCTTTGATTATACGGGAATGAGCCACATCGCCCCTCACATACCCGAGATTACCAATAACACCCGCAGTGATGAGTTACCCTTCTGTGATTTCAACGGGCTCTTTCCCAGCACATCCGA gCAGAACTCTTATCTCCCTGCTCCTGCAGTGTCTCCTAAATCTCCCCTGGAGTTTAAACTGGTGTCCAAAAAATTATCAGAAGACGGGGCAGTAAAGTTGAGCTTTGAAGCTAAAG GTCCAAGCAGCATAGACATGAATATCATGCCCCACCCGGGATTTTCACTTACAGGCTGCTCGTTTGCAAACAGGAcaacttataaaataaaatatactcaTGGTGTGGATGCAGGACCATGGACCTTCTGGATTGAGGTTAAG CCACCTTCAGAATATTTGGAAGACAACGGCATGGTCTCCATCGCCATTTCAGCCCACTATTTATTTGGAGAAGATCAGCAGACTCCTGACCTCAGTTTGTTTTTGCAGAAATTTCCAAATTGGGCTTTTGTGACATCACAGGTCAGTACTTACCATGTGTACAAGTACTGA
- the LOC128508086 gene encoding endoplasmic reticulum metallopeptidase 1-like isoform X2, protein MEDGTVVRMRKSSINNVCIENCDTAKRRESGDSELEKKYHQGACMLSERGACALVLVLICALWVCAYVCMKQPIIRKSTGEFDATRARKYLESITSVGPRPVGSAENEIMTVNFLLEQLERVRSESVDGPNTITVETRKHSGSFTDEFPADFTSCYDQITNIVVRLEPRDGAEHFVLANCHFDSVPGSPGASDDAVSCAVMLEVLHSISDLSIPLNHGVIFLFNGAEEAHLLASHGFVTQHELVKKIRAFVNLEACGVGGKELVFQTGPENPWLIQAYADAVKHPFASVMGQEIFQSGVIPSYTDFHIFTTLSNIPGIDLAFIENGYLYHTKYDTPDRILTDSIQRAGDNVLALLKHLVTMETLADPSEYRNGSMVFFDVLGLTMVVYPARFGSVINYAVAVASLIYLAKKYLWPKEVCGRYRQQLFHGLRVFVLSWVMAVLAVLGLAWVVTRMGRSMFWFTHFYASIGLYGSVAAGTIILIHTLARMHYYRVRHMFNKQRLKLSDLFFDVSLLLWCFILIVLTLCGLCSAYIPMLMVFFPFATKLLLHRHFAQKGASKIYILFYLLGLSLPCVHLLHLIWIVFEVFTPIMGRFGSDIPPDRIHLLYLASTTKHALAALCAVFVVMFVLVSCGVFFPYSSNPASPRPKRVEVQHFTRTCHALNGSLEKTDSGYWIKSFDYTGMSHIAPHIPEITNNTRSDELPFCDFNGLFPSTSEQNSYLPAPAVSPKSPLEFKLVSKKLSEDGAVKLSFEAKGPSSIDMNIMPHPGFSLTGCSFANRTTYKIKYTHGVDAGPWTFWIEVKPPSEYLEDNGMVSIAISAHYLFGEDQQTPDLSLFLQKFPNWAFVTSQVSTYHVYKY, encoded by the exons ATGGAAGATGGCACCGTCGTCCGGATGCGAAAATCCTCAATAAATAACGTGTGTATTGAAAACTGCGACACCGCAAAGCGCCGTGAAAGCGGCGACTCGGAGCTGGAGAAGAAATATCACCAAGGCGCGTGCATGTTAAGCGAACGAGGCGCGTGCGCGCTCGTGCTCGTGCTCATATGCGCGCTCTGGGTTTGCGCGTATGTGTGTATGAAGCAGCCCATTATAAGAAAGTCCACCGGCGAGTTCGACGCCACCAGGGCAAG GAAGTACCTGGAGAGCATCACCAGCGTGGGGCCTCGACCCGTAGGCAGTGCTGAGAATGAAATCATGACGGTGAACTTCCTGTTGGAGCAGTTGGAGAGGGTGCGAAGCGAAAGTGTAGATGGGCCCAACACCATCACAGTGGAGACGCGCAAACACAGCGGCTCATTTACCGATGAATTCCCGGCCGATTTCACCAGCTGCTATGATCAGATCACTAACATTGTGGTCCGGCTCGAACCCAGAGATGGAGCTGAACACTTCGTACTGGCTAACTGCCATTTTGACAGTGTGCCCGGTAGTCCAG GAGCAAGTGATGATGCCGTAAGCTGTGCCGTGATGCTGGAAGTGTTGCACTCAATATCTGATCTTTCTATTCCATTAAATCACGGTGTCATCTTTTTGTTTAATGGTGCTGAGGAGGCCCACCTTCTG GCAAGTCATGGCTTTGTCACTCAACATGAGCTGGTGAAGAAGATCAGAGCATTTGTGAATTTGGAGGCTTGTGGCGTCGGAGGAAAGGAACTGGTTTTTCAGACAg GTCCAGAAAACCCGTGGTTGATTCAAGCGTACGCTGATGCTGTTAAACACCCTTTTGCCTCAGTCATGGGGCAGGAAATTTTCCAGAGCGGCGTTATTCCCTCATATACTGACTTCCACATCTTCACAACCCTTAGCAACATTCCTG GTATTGATCTGGCCTTTATTGAAAATGGTTATCTCTACCACACCAAGTACGACACTCCAGATCGCATTCTCACGGACTCCATTCAGAGAGCAG gTGACAATGTGCTGGCCCTACTGAAGCATCTGGTCACCATGGAAACACTGGCTGACCCATCAGAATATCGCAATGGTAGCATGGTGTTTTTCGATGTCTTGGGTCTCACGATGGTGGTTTATCCAGCACGATTTGGTTCCGTCATCAACTACGCGGTTGCTGTTGCAAGCCTTATCTATCTCGCTAAGAAATATCTATGGCCTAaagaagtgt GTGGACGGTACAGGCAGCAGCTGTTCCACGGCTTGCGTGTGTTCGTGCTCAGCTGGGTCATGGCAGTGCTCGCAGTCCTGGGTTTGGCGTGGGTGGTCACAAGGATGGGACGCTCCATGTTCTGGTTTACTCACTTTTACGCCTCCATCGGCTTGTATGGATCTGTTGCAGCTGGAACGATTATTCTGATCCACACACTCGCCAGAATGCACTACTACAGAGTGAGACATATGTTT AATAAGCAGAGGTTGAAGTTGAGCGACCTGTTCTTCGACGTCAGTCTGCTATTGTGGTGTTTCATCCTTATTGTTCTCACTCTGTGTGGTCTGTGCTCGGCGTATATTCCCATGCTCATGGTGTTTTTCCCTTTCGCCACCAAGCTGCTGCTCCACAGACACTTTGCACAGAAAG GTGCGTCAAAGATCTACATCCTCTTCTACCTGTTGGGGTTGTCTCTCCCCTGCGTTCACCTGCTGCACCTCATTTGGATTGTGTTTGAGGTTTTTACCCCCATTATGGGACGCTTTGGCAGTGATATCCCCCCTGACAGG ATTCATCTCCTGTACCTGGCAAGCACCACTAAGCATGCATTAGCTGCTTTATGTGCAGTTTTTGTCGTGATGTTTGTGCTAGTTTCCTGCGGAGTTTTTTTCCCGTATTCAAGTAATCCAGCCAGTCCACGACCTAAAAGAGTCGAAGTGCAG CACTTCACACGCACTTGTCACGCTTTGAATGGCTCTTTGGAGAAAACAGACTCTGGTTATTGGATCAAAAGCTTTGATTATACGGGAATGAGCCACATCGCCCCTCACATACCCGAGATTACCAATAACACCCGCAGTGATGAGTTACCCTTCTGTGATTTCAACGGGCTCTTTCCCAGCACATCCGA gCAGAACTCTTATCTCCCTGCTCCTGCAGTGTCTCCTAAATCTCCCCTGGAGTTTAAACTGGTGTCCAAAAAATTATCAGAAGACGGGGCAGTAAAGTTGAGCTTTGAAGCTAAAG GTCCAAGCAGCATAGACATGAATATCATGCCCCACCCGGGATTTTCACTTACAGGCTGCTCGTTTGCAAACAGGAcaacttataaaataaaatatactcaTGGTGTGGATGCAGGACCATGGACCTTCTGGATTGAGGTTAAG CCACCTTCAGAATATTTGGAAGACAACGGCATGGTCTCCATCGCCATTTCAGCCCACTATTTATTTGGAGAAGATCAGCAGACTCCTGACCTCAGTTTGTTTTTGCAGAAATTTCCAAATTGGGCTTTTGTGACATCACAGGTCAGTACTTACCATGTGTACAAGTACTGA